In a single window of the Drosophila albomicans strain 15112-1751.03 chromosome 3, ASM965048v2, whole genome shotgun sequence genome:
- the LOC117569037 gene encoding procathepsin L, with translation MRQTLQLLLLLLLGCLSAVSPQALQSFPKLCDVRDFDDFLLKTGKVYPDEREREFRESIFVAKKSLVDLTNNKVGGSYKLNINIFADMTRKEVFTLLGSKISTQGEDLTARHINFLPATTSTLSDNLPASFDWREKGGVTAAGFQGSCGSCWSFSTTGALEGHLFRRTGVLVPLSQQNLMDCADDYGNMGCDGGFQEYGFEYIRDHGITLANKYPYQQFEMQCRQNETAGVYPRESIVKIRDYARIDPGDEQKMKQVIATLGPLACSMNAGPISFEQYEGGIYEDEECNRDEVNHSVVVVGYGSENGRDYWIIKNSYSQNWGESGFMRLPRNAGSFCGIASECSYPIL, from the exons ATGAGGCAgacgttgcagttgctgttgcttttgctgttgggCTGCCTAAGTGCTGTGTCACCACAAGCGCTGCAATCATTCCCCAAGCTCTGCGATGTGCGAGACTTTGATGACTTTCTGCTCAAGACGGGCAAAGTCTATCCAGACGAACGGGAGCGGGAGTTTCGCGAGAGCATCTTTGTGGCCAAGAAGTCTTTGGTGGATCTGACCAACAATAAAGTCGGAGGCAGCTATAAACTGAATATCAACATATTCGCTGACATGACACGCAAAGAGGTTTTCACTCTGCTTGGTTCCAAGATCTCAACGCAGGGCGA AGATCTGACTGCACGCCATATTAATTTCTTGCCAGCAACCACAAGCACATTGAGTGACAATCTGCCCGCGTCCTTTGATTGGCGCGAGAAGGGAGGCGTGACTGCAGCTGGCTTCCAGGGTTCCTGTGGCTCCTGCTGGTCCTTCTCCACGACAGGAGCTCTCGAGGGACATTTATTCCGACGCACCGGTGTTCTGGTGCCGCTGTCCCAGCAGAACTTGATGGACTGTGCCGATGACTACGGCAACATGGGCTGCGACGGTGGCTTCCAGGAGTACGGCTTCGAGTATATACGGGACCACGGAATTACGCTGGCCAACAAGTATCCCTATCAGCAGTTTGAAATGCAGTGCAGGCAAAATGAAACTGCTGGCGTTTATCCTCGCGAGAGCATCGTTAAGATTCGCGACTACGCTCGCATTGATCCTGGCGATGAGCAGAAGATGAAGCAAGTGATTGCCACACTCGGACCTCTAGCTTGCTCCATGAACGCAGGTCCCATATCCTTCGAGCAGTACGAGGGCGGCATCTACGAGGACGAGGAGTGCAACAGGGATGAAGTTAACCACtccgtcgttgtcgttggctaTGGCAGCGAAAATGGACGTGACTACTGGATCATCAAGAACTCATACTCCCAAAACTGGGGCGAGTCTGGATTCATGCGTCTGCCTCGCAATGCTGGCAGCTTCTGCGGCATCGCCAGCGAGTGCAGTTATCCGATTTTGTAG
- the LOC117568335 gene encoding U6 small nuclear RNA (adenine-(43)-N(6))-methyltransferase, which translates to MVKNNNKKFAMHPRNVLRTAPDYTKLAIKHKSFRQVCELELNGKVSLNFRNERTLRELTKMLLLEYFELHVDFAPGSLVPTLALRLNYILWLEDLLAPLRLDTVRGIDIGCGSSCIYSLLAAKKNQWSMLALESKQSNIEYARDNVKRNKLDALVEVYAQPDKQSIFKSYFESAAETAKRDFHFCLCNPPFFDSNAENPFGGNTRNPERRPAPNNVRTGHAEELSCAGGEVQFVQRIIEESELYKSRVLIFTSMLGVKANVPKILDLLKEHQISNVSTTEFHQGHTTRWAVAWSYQNVTLKLDAIS; encoded by the exons ATGGTgaagaacaataataaaaagtttgcTATGCATCCTCGGAATGTGCTGCGCACTGCTCCGGATTATACCAAGCTGGCCATCAAGCACAAGAGCTTTCGTCAAGTGTGTGAACTG gAACTCAATGGCAAAGTGTCGCTTAACTTTCGCAATGAACGCACATTGAGAGAGTTGAccaaaatgctgctgctggaatATTTCGAGCTGCACGTGGATTTCGCACCAGGCAGCTTGGTGCCCACTTTAGCTCTGCGCCTCAACTACATTTTGTGGTTGGAGGATTTGTTGGCGCCTCTCCGGTTGGACACAGTGCGTGGCATTGACATAG GTTGTGGGTCCTCGTGCATTTACTCGCTGCTGGCAGCCAAGAAAAATCAATGGAGCATGTTGGCACTCGAGTCGAAGCAATCGAACATTGAATATGCCCGCGACAATGTTAAGCGCAATAAGCTGGACGCACTTGTGGAAGTTTATGCACAGCCCGACAAGCAAAGCATATTCAAAAGCTATTTTGAATCCGCCGCCGAAACAGCAAAGCGAGACTTTCACTTTTGCCTCTGTAATCCACCTTTTTTCGACTCAAACGCGGAGAATCCCTTTGGTGGCAATACCCGCAATCCAGAGCGTCGTCCAGCGCCCAACAATGTGCGCACCGGGCATGCCGAGGAGTTGAGCTGTGCTGGTGGTGAAGTCCAGTTCGTGCAGCGCATTATCGAGGAAAGCGAGCTCTATAAGAGTCGCGTGCT CATTTTCACTAGCATGTTGGGCGTCAAGGCGAATGTGCCCAAGATCTTGGACTTGCTGAAAGAGCATCAGATTAGCAATGTAAGCACCACAGAGTTCCACCAAGGACACACGACACGTTGGGCTGTTGCTTGGAGCTATCAGAATGTCACATTAAAGTTGGATGCCATCTCTTAG